AAACAGGTGATTTTTCAAAAAATACGTGATGCTGAGCGTGAACAGACCTTAAATGATTTTCTTGAACGAAAAGATTATATGGTTACCGGCACTATCAAACGTATGGAACGTGGTAACGCAATTATCGAATCCGGCAGAATTGAAGCCGTATTGCCGCGCGATCAGGTGATCCCTAAAGAAAACCTGCGTATTGGTGATCGTGTTCGCGCCTATTTGCATAAAGTTGATCGTGTTGCAAGAGGGCCTCAATTATTATTATCACGCATTTCACCGGAATTTTTAGTGAGATTGTTTGAATTGGAAGTGCCAGAAATTGAAGAAAATTTACTGGAAATTAAGATGGCAGCGAGAGATCCCGGATCACGTGCCAAGATTGCTGTCAAATCAAATGATTCGCGTATAGATCCAATAGGTACTTGTGTTGGTATGCGTGGTTCTAGAGTGCAGGCGGTTATTGGTGAGCTGTCAGGAGAGCGTGTAGATATTATTTTGTGGTCTGATGATCCAGCCACTTTTGTTGTTAATGCGCTTGCACCCGCTGAAATTAGTAGCATCATGGTGGATGAAGAAAAACACAGTATGGATATTGTGGTGGATGATGATAATCTTGCACAGGCAATAGGCCGAGGCGGTCAGAATGTTCGACTTGCGTCAGAGTTGACGGGTTGGGAACTCAACATCATGACGGAAGAAGAATCGCAGACCAAGAATGAAGAAGAAACCTCTATGATCTGTCAGCTCTTTGTCGAGAAATTGGATGTCGATCAGGAAATGGCCGAGATATTGATGAGTGAAGGATTCTCTACATTGGAAGAAATTGCTTATGTGCCCATCAATGAGATGTTGGAGATTGAATCTTTTGATGAGCAAACTGTAAATGAACTGCGTAATCGTGCACGTAATATTCTTCTGACTGATGCTATTGTTAATGAAGAAAAGGTCGAACATATGACTGGGGACCTATTGTCTCTGGATGGTATGGATGTCAAAATCATGCATGAATTAGCGGCAAAAGGTATTAATACTCAAGCCGATCTGGCCGATCTGGCTGCAGATGATTTGGTGGAAATGACGGGGATAGATATCGAGCGTGCTAATCAATTAATTATTAAAGCACGTGAACCATGGTTTGTTTGATTGCAGTAGCCGATTGATAATAATGGTGAAGTTTTCCATTTTATAGTAAACGAATAATAATATAGTCAAGATAAAGCGCGAGCGAGTATTTGATGGGCGGTTTCTAGAATCATTAAACACGATTGAATATTTAACTGTAACTAACTGTTTATTTTTTACCGTTTAATTTAATTGTTTTGATTTTTGATTGCTAATGAGAATGTATTCTCGCGCATTGTATATGTATTATATAACTATGCGTTTGTACCGTAGCGTATGATGGTTTATTTTGATTACCACTTTAAATTTTCAGACACTCTCTGAAGATGAAGTAGGTACTATTCGTTTTGTATGAAACTGGAATGTTGAAGGGTTACAGATGACTCAAATGAGTGTAGAACAATTTGCGAATGAACTGGGCTTGTTGCCGGCTGTACTATTGGAGCAACTTCGGGCGGCCGGTGTAAATAAGTCGTTGGCCAGAGACAGTTTGACGGAGCAAGACAAAGCTCAGTTGCTTAATTATCTTCGTAAGGCTCACGGTACTGCTGATACAAAAGGCAGTGTTATTTTGACTCGCAGGAAAACTTCTGAAATTAGAAAATCTGATAGTGCTGGAAGAGCCCGAACTATTCAGGTGGAAGTGAGAAAAAAACGTGTGCTGGCAAAACCGGTAGTGCCTGATGAAGTTAAAGATCGAGTCACAGAGGTCGATCAAGCAAAACCACCTATGTTCGAACCCGTGATAGATGCTGCTCAAATGGCATTACGTAAAGAAGAAGCAAGGAAGCAGGCCGAATTGATCGCGCGCCAGGCAGCAGAAATTAAAGAAAAGCAAAGGCGTAAAAAGGCTGGGGAAGGAATTATTGTAAAAAATAAAGAAGAGGAGCAGGCCAAACCTGTAGTTACACCGCCGATAGTCATTGAGGCCACTGATGAATCTATCGCCATCTCATCTGAGGCAACTTCAGAGCCGGTAGAAATACCACAATCACAAGTACAGCCAGAGTCAGCATCTGTTTCAAAAGAAGGAACATTACAAAAAACACCGGTGAAAGCGGAAGAAAAAGTTGAGAAGAAAAAGAAACAAACGAAGCAGGCTGACTGGAAAGATGAAGTAACAAAGCGGCGCGGTATTAAAGCACGGGGCGATTTGACCAGTGGTCAGGGGTGGCGGACACGTAAAGAAAAGCATGGAAAATCGTCATCAAACGATGGGCAAAATATCCATGCTTTTTCAGCACCTACGGAACCTATTGTTCATGAAATCATGGTGCCTGAAACGATTTCGGTCGGGGCACTTGCTCAGAAAATGTCGGTTAAGGCTGCTGGGGTTATTAAAGTATTGATGAAAATGGGAAATATGGTGACTATTAATCAGATGCTGGATCAGGATACAGCAATGATTGTAGTGGAAGAACTAGGGCATGTTGCAAAGTATGCGGCACTTGATAGCCCTGAATCTTTCTTAACAGATGCGAATACGACAGAAGTTGAATTAAAGATGGAACCACGTGCGCCAGTCGTCACGGTAATGGGTCATGTGGATCATGGCAAAACTTCTTTGCTGGACTATATTCGTCGTTCACGGGTGGCGGGTGGCGAGGCGGGAGGTATTACTCAGCATATTGGTGCTTACCATGTTGAGACTAATCAGGGAATGGTTACCTTTTTGGATACACCTGGGCATGAAGCATTTACAGCTATGAGAGCGCGTGGTACTAGAATTACTGATATGGTTATTTTGGTAGTTGCTGCAGATGATGGTGTCATGCCTCAAACTATTGAGGCAGTCCACCATGCAAAAGCAGCTAAAATTCCGATCGTTGTCGCTGTTAATAAAATGGATAAACCAGAAGCCAATCCTGAACGAATTAAACAGGAACTGGTTGCACATGAGGTTGTGCCAGAAGATTGGGGTGGTGATACCATGTTTGTTGAGGTTTCAGCTAAAACGGGCGAAGGTATCGATACTCTGTTGGAGAGCGTTTTACTGCAAGCGGAAGTAATGGAGCTTAAGGCTCCCAAAAATACACCTGCCAAAGGTGTCGTGATTGAGTCACGATTGGATAAGGGTCGTGGCCCGGTAGCCACGATACTGGTGCAATCAGGCACTTTAAAGCGGGGCGATGTGCTACTTGCTGGTGCAGTATTTGGCAAGGTTCGAGCGATGACTGATGAGAATGGCAAGCCGATCAAGCAAGCTGGCACCTCTATTCCAGTGGAAATTCAAGGTATGTCAGAAGTGCCTGTAGCTGGTGAAGTAGTCATAGTGTTGGATGATGAAAGAAAAGCACGTGAAATTGCACTGTTTCGTCAGGGTAAATATCGTGATGTAAAGCTTGCTAAATTACAGGCTGCAAAGCTTGAAAATGTATTTGAACAGAAAGACGATGTAAAAATACTTGAACTGATTATCAAGGCAGATGTTCAAGGCTCTTGTGAGGCGCTTGCGGATTCGCTGCAAAGGCTTTCTACTGACGAAGTGAGAGTGAATATTATTCATAGCGGAGTTGGGGCCATTATAGAATCTGATATTAATTTGGCACTTGCTTCCAAAGCCGTTGTGATTGGTTTTAATACACGTGCAGATGCAAGTGCACGTAAACTGATCACTTCTAGTGGTGTTGATGTTCGTTATTACAATATCATCTATGAAGCGGTCGATGAAATAAAAGCAGCTTTATCTGGCATGATGTCGCCAGATCGTAAGGATAATATTCTTGGCCTGGTTGAAATCCGTGAATTGTTCCGTATTCCCAAGGTAGGTGCTATTGCGGGTTGTTATGTATTAGATGGCATTATTAAACGGAATTCGCTGGTGCGATTGTTACGTGATGGTAAAGTGATACATAGTTGCGAGCTCGATTCACTAAAACGTTTTAAAGATGATGTGAAAGAAGTTAGGGAAGGGTTTGAATGTGGACTCTCGTTGAAAAATTTTAATGATATTCAGGTGGGTGATCAACTGGAATCTTATGAAATTATAGAAACGGCACGGTCTTTATGATGTGTGTTTTATCTGGATAATACAAAACATGCCTAGAGATTATTCTCGTACGTTACGTGTGGCTGATCAGATTCAGCGTGAGTTGGCAAATTTAATCGATAATGAAATTAAAGACCCACGTGTGGGTATGATTACAGTGACGGGTGTTGAAGTCAGTCGGGACTATGGAAATGCTAAAGTCTACTATACTACGCTTGCTAGTAAAGAGGAAAGATTCTTGATTGAGAAAGGCTTAGAGCATGCGAGTGGCTTTTTGCGTACTCATTTATCGCATAGAATGAAACTAAGAGTAGTGCCTCATCTTTATTTTATTTATGATGAGTCGGTTGAGCGCGGTGTGCGTCTTTCGCGTCTTATAGATGAGGCGGTGGCGCAGGAGGATAGCGCTAATCAATCGCATGTCGATATCTAAAATATGGATGTTCATGTTGCATATTGAGTCCCACCGTTTAACTCTGATTAACAAGTGAAGCGTAATATTAGTGGTGTATTGCTATTAAATAAGCCCTATGGCATTACATCTAATCGAGCGCTTCAAATTACCAAACGTCTTTTCTCCGCAGCCAAGTCTGGTCATACTGGCACGCTTGATCCAATGGCAACCGGATTGTTGCCGATCTGTTTCGGCGAAGCCACTAAGTTTTCTTCAGTATTATTAGGAGCAGATAAAATTT
This genomic window from Nitrosomonas cryotolerans ATCC 49181 contains:
- the nusA gene encoding transcription termination factor NusA codes for the protein MSREILLLVDALAREKSVEKDIVFTALEMALASATKKRFQEEVDTRVLIDRTTGDYQSFRRWVVVPDDAVEDPARQISLNEALGHDAEIKLGDFYEKSLEPIEFGRIGAQAAKQVIFQKIRDAEREQTLNDFLERKDYMVTGTIKRMERGNAIIESGRIEAVLPRDQVIPKENLRIGDRVRAYLHKVDRVARGPQLLLSRISPEFLVRLFELEVPEIEENLLEIKMAARDPGSRAKIAVKSNDSRIDPIGTCVGMRGSRVQAVIGELSGERVDIILWSDDPATFVVNALAPAEISSIMVDEEKHSMDIVVDDDNLAQAIGRGGQNVRLASELTGWELNIMTEEESQTKNEEETSMICQLFVEKLDVDQEMAEILMSEGFSTLEEIAYVPINEMLEIESFDEQTVNELRNRARNILLTDAIVNEEKVEHMTGDLLSLDGMDVKIMHELAAKGINTQADLADLAADDLVEMTGIDIERANQLIIKAREPWFV
- the infB gene encoding translation initiation factor IF-2, encoding MTQMSVEQFANELGLLPAVLLEQLRAAGVNKSLARDSLTEQDKAQLLNYLRKAHGTADTKGSVILTRRKTSEIRKSDSAGRARTIQVEVRKKRVLAKPVVPDEVKDRVTEVDQAKPPMFEPVIDAAQMALRKEEARKQAELIARQAAEIKEKQRRKKAGEGIIVKNKEEEQAKPVVTPPIVIEATDESIAISSEATSEPVEIPQSQVQPESASVSKEGTLQKTPVKAEEKVEKKKKQTKQADWKDEVTKRRGIKARGDLTSGQGWRTRKEKHGKSSSNDGQNIHAFSAPTEPIVHEIMVPETISVGALAQKMSVKAAGVIKVLMKMGNMVTINQMLDQDTAMIVVEELGHVAKYAALDSPESFLTDANTTEVELKMEPRAPVVTVMGHVDHGKTSLLDYIRRSRVAGGEAGGITQHIGAYHVETNQGMVTFLDTPGHEAFTAMRARGTRITDMVILVVAADDGVMPQTIEAVHHAKAAKIPIVVAVNKMDKPEANPERIKQELVAHEVVPEDWGGDTMFVEVSAKTGEGIDTLLESVLLQAEVMELKAPKNTPAKGVVIESRLDKGRGPVATILVQSGTLKRGDVLLAGAVFGKVRAMTDENGKPIKQAGTSIPVEIQGMSEVPVAGEVVIVLDDERKAREIALFRQGKYRDVKLAKLQAAKLENVFEQKDDVKILELIIKADVQGSCEALADSLQRLSTDEVRVNIIHSGVGAIIESDINLALASKAVVIGFNTRADASARKLITSSGVDVRYYNIIYEAVDEIKAALSGMMSPDRKDNILGLVEIRELFRIPKVGAIAGCYVLDGIIKRNSLVRLLRDGKVIHSCELDSLKRFKDDVKEVREGFECGLSLKNFNDIQVGDQLESYEIIETARSL
- the rbfA gene encoding 30S ribosome-binding factor RbfA, coding for MPRDYSRTLRVADQIQRELANLIDNEIKDPRVGMITVTGVEVSRDYGNAKVYYTTLASKEERFLIEKGLEHASGFLRTHLSHRMKLRVVPHLYFIYDESVERGVRLSRLIDEAVAQEDSANQSHVDI